A stretch of the Streptomyces sp. NBC_00078 genome encodes the following:
- the ftsH gene encoding ATP-dependent zinc metalloprotease FtsH, whose translation MDVKRYFRGPVMWIVLAVLAVVVLMQVVGSSGGYKTVDTGQVVAAINDNKVESAKLTTGDEQTVKAQLKDGVKIEGSSKIQASYIGDQGVTIANTLQNKYQDKQIPDGYTVSPSKQNPFLGILLSLLPFVLIVVVFLFLMNQMQGGGSRVMNFGKSKAKLITKDTPKTTFSDVAGCDEAVEELHEIKEFLQEPAKFQAVGAKIPKGVLLYGRPGTGKTLLARAVAGEAGVPFYSISGSDFVEMFVGVGASRVRDLFEQAKANAPAIVFVDEIDAVGRHRGAGLGGGHDEREQTLNQLLVEMDGFDVKGGVILIAATNRPDILDPALLRPGRFDRQIAVDPPDLQGRLEILKVHQKGKPVAPDVDLAAVARRTPGFTGADLSNVLNEAALLTARSDLKLIDNSMLDEAIDRVVAGPQKRTRIMSDKEKKITAYHEGGHALVAAASPNSDPVHKITILSRGRALGYTMVLPDEDKYSTTRNEMLDQLAYMLGGRAAEELVFHDPTTGAANDIEKATTTARAMVTQYGMTERLGAIKFGGDNSEPFLGREMSHPRDYSEEVAALVDEEVKKLIETAHNEAWEILVENRDVLDQLVLQLLEKETLNKEQIAEVFAPIVKRPPRPAWTGSSRRTPSTRPPVLSPKELALTNGANGATPAITTAKATAAESAPVTESAPEERPES comes from the coding sequence ATGGACGTGAAGCGATACTTCCGTGGGCCGGTCATGTGGATCGTGCTGGCCGTCCTTGCCGTGGTCGTGTTGATGCAGGTCGTCGGCTCGTCCGGCGGCTACAAGACGGTGGACACCGGCCAGGTCGTGGCAGCGATCAATGACAACAAGGTCGAATCAGCCAAGCTGACCACCGGCGACGAGCAGACCGTCAAGGCGCAGCTCAAAGACGGCGTAAAGATCGAGGGCAGCTCGAAGATCCAGGCGAGCTACATCGGCGATCAGGGCGTGACCATCGCCAACACGCTGCAGAACAAATACCAGGACAAGCAGATCCCGGACGGCTACACCGTTTCGCCGTCCAAGCAGAACCCCTTCCTGGGCATCCTGCTCTCCCTGCTCCCCTTCGTCCTCATCGTGGTCGTCTTCCTGTTCCTGATGAATCAGATGCAGGGCGGCGGCTCCCGGGTCATGAACTTCGGCAAGTCGAAGGCCAAGCTCATCACCAAGGACACTCCCAAGACGACGTTCTCGGACGTCGCGGGTTGTGACGAGGCTGTCGAGGAGCTCCACGAGATCAAGGAGTTCCTGCAGGAACCGGCGAAGTTCCAGGCCGTCGGTGCCAAGATCCCCAAGGGCGTGCTCCTCTACGGCCGTCCCGGCACCGGCAAGACGCTGCTCGCGCGTGCCGTGGCCGGCGAGGCCGGGGTGCCCTTCTACTCGATCTCCGGTTCCGACTTCGTCGAGATGTTCGTCGGTGTCGGTGCCTCCCGGGTCCGTGACCTGTTCGAGCAGGCCAAGGCGAACGCTCCGGCGATCGTCTTCGTCGACGAGATCGACGCGGTCGGCCGCCATCGCGGCGCCGGCCTCGGCGGTGGTCACGACGAGCGCGAGCAGACGCTGAACCAGTTGCTCGTCGAGATGGACGGCTTCGACGTCAAGGGCGGTGTGATTCTCATCGCCGCCACGAACCGCCCGGACATCCTCGACCCGGCGCTGCTGCGTCCCGGACGCTTCGACCGCCAGATCGCGGTCGACCCGCCGGACCTGCAGGGGCGCCTGGAGATCCTGAAGGTTCACCAGAAGGGCAAGCCGGTCGCTCCGGACGTCGACCTCGCGGCCGTCGCCCGTCGTACCCCCGGCTTCACCGGCGCGGACCTGAGCAACGTCCTCAACGAGGCAGCGCTGCTGACGGCCCGCAGTGACCTGAAGCTGATCGACAACTCCATGCTGGACGAGGCGATCGACCGCGTGGTGGCGGGCCCGCAGAAGCGGACCCGGATCATGTCGGACAAGGAGAAGAAGATCACCGCGTACCACGAGGGCGGTCACGCCCTGGTCGCGGCGGCTTCCCCCAACTCCGACCCGGTCCACAAGATCACGATCCTGTCGCGCGGGCGGGCCCTCGGTTACACGATGGTCCTGCCGGACGAGGACAAGTACTCCACGACCCGTAACGAGATGCTGGACCAGCTGGCCTACATGCTGGGCGGCCGTGCGGCCGAGGAGCTCGTCTTCCACGACCCGACGACGGGCGCTGCGAACGACATCGAGAAGGCCACGACCACGGCCCGCGCGATGGTCACGCAGTACGGCATGACCGAGCGTCTCGGTGCCATCAAGTTCGGTGGCGACAACAGCGAGCCGTTCCTGGGCCGGGAGATGTCGCACCCGCGTGACTACTCGGAAGAGGTCGCCGCGCTGGTCGATGAAGAGGTCAAGAAGCTCATCGAGACGGCGCACAACGAGGCCTGGGAGATCCTGGTCGAGAACCGCGACGTCCTCGACCAGCTGGTCCTCCAGTTGCTGGAGAAGGAGACGCTGAACAAGGAGCAGATCGCCGAGGTCTTCGCTCCCATCGTCAAGCGTCCCCCGCGGCCCGCCTGGACCGGTTCCTCCCGCCGCACGCCGTCCACCCGTCCGCCGGTGCTCTCCCCGAAGGAGCTCGCACTGACGAACGGCGCCAACGGCGCGACCCCGGCGATCACCACCGCCAAGGCCACCGCTGCGGAGTCCGCTCCGGTGACCGAGTCGGCCCCGGAGGAGCGTCCGGAGAGCTGA
- the folE gene encoding GTP cyclohydrolase I FolE, translated as MTDPVTLDGEGSIGEFDEKRVENAVRELLIAVGEDPHREGLRETPARVARAYREIFAGLWQKPEDVLTTTFDLGHDEMVLVKDIEVLSSCEHHLVPFVGVAHVGYIPSVDGKITGLSKLARLVDVFARRPQVQERLTTQIADSLMEILEPRGVIVVVECEHMCMSMRGVRKPGAKTITSAVRGQLRDPATRNEAMSLIMAR; from the coding sequence ATGACCGACCCCGTGACGCTCGACGGCGAGGGTTCGATCGGCGAGTTCGACGAGAAGCGCGTCGAGAACGCCGTGCGCGAACTGCTGATCGCGGTCGGCGAGGACCCCCACCGGGAGGGACTGAGGGAGACGCCCGCGCGGGTGGCGCGGGCCTATCGGGAGATCTTCGCGGGACTGTGGCAGAAGCCCGAGGACGTGCTGACGACGACGTTCGACCTGGGGCACGACGAGATGGTGCTCGTGAAGGACATCGAGGTCCTGAGTTCCTGTGAGCATCATCTGGTGCCGTTCGTCGGCGTAGCCCACGTCGGTTACATCCCGTCCGTCGACGGCAAGATCACGGGACTGTCGAAGCTGGCCCGGCTCGTGGATGTGTTCGCCCGTCGGCCTCAGGTGCAGGAACGTCTCACCACGCAGATCGCCGATTCCCTGATGGAGATTCTGGAGCCGCGTGGCGTGATCGTCGTCGTCGAGTGCGAGCACATGTGCATGTCGATGCGGGGTGTCCGCAAGCCCGGGGCCAAGACCATAACGTCGGCGGTGCGCGGCCAGCTGCGTGATCCGGCCACCCGCAACGAGGCGATGAGCCTGATCATGGCGCGCTGA
- a CDS encoding DUF3180 domain-containing protein, with translation MRELRIRVLAGVFIVAGILSWAGARLWNSIGTLPSVPLAAPIVLALIAVVLLATAFSLRARLKAQRERRPEAKGVDPMMAARAVVFGQASALVAALVAGMYGGTGVLLLELLDIPARRDQAIYAGFSVVAGIAVIVAAIFLERVCRLPDDDENNNGATTTA, from the coding sequence GTGAGAGAGCTGCGCATCAGGGTGCTGGCAGGCGTGTTCATCGTGGCCGGAATCCTGTCCTGGGCGGGGGCACGCCTCTGGAACTCGATCGGGACCCTGCCCAGCGTCCCCCTGGCCGCCCCCATCGTCCTCGCCCTGATCGCGGTGGTCCTGCTGGCCACCGCGTTCTCGCTGCGGGCCCGCCTCAAGGCCCAGCGCGAGCGCCGCCCCGAGGCCAAGGGCGTCGACCCCATGATGGCGGCCCGCGCGGTCGTCTTCGGCCAGGCAAGCGCCCTGGTGGCCGCCCTCGTCGCCGGTATGTACGGCGGCACGGGCGTCCTCCTCCTGGAACTCCTCGACATCCCCGCCCGCCGCGATCAGGCCATCTACGCCGGTTTCTCGGTCGTGGCGGGCATCGCGGTCATAGTGGCGGCCATCTTCCTGGAGCGCGTGTGCCGGCTCCCGGACGACGACGAGAACAACAACGGGGCGACGACGACGGCCTGA
- the folK gene encoding 2-amino-4-hydroxy-6-hydroxymethyldihydropteridine diphosphokinase — translation MTASFTEGHSDPIVQPVPAAVVAQVDAADTTLHNPKRAVISLGANLGNRLETLQGAIDALEDTPGVRIKGVSPVYETEPWGVEPGSQPAYFNAVVVLKTTLPPSSLLERAHAVEEAFHRVRDERWGARTLDVDIVAYADVVDDDPHLTLPHPRAHERAFVLVPWHDVDPDAQLPGRGSVADLLDAVTREGVMPRKDLELHLPE, via the coding sequence ATGACCGCGTCCTTCACCGAGGGTCACAGCGACCCGATCGTACAGCCGGTACCCGCCGCCGTCGTGGCGCAGGTGGACGCCGCAGACACGACCCTCCACAATCCGAAACGGGCCGTGATCTCCCTCGGCGCCAACCTCGGCAACCGGCTGGAGACCCTCCAGGGCGCGATCGACGCGCTGGAGGACACGCCCGGCGTCCGCATCAAGGGCGTATCACCGGTGTACGAGACGGAGCCCTGGGGAGTCGAGCCCGGCAGCCAGCCGGCGTACTTCAACGCGGTCGTGGTCCTGAAGACCACCCTCCCCCCGTCCTCGCTCCTGGAGCGGGCCCACGCGGTCGAGGAAGCCTTCCACCGCGTACGGGACGAGCGCTGGGGAGCCCGCACCCTCGACGTCGACATCGTCGCGTACGCCGACGTCGTCGACGACGACCCGCATCTCACGCTCCCTCACCCCCGCGCCCACGAGCGCGCGTTCGTCCTCGTCCCCTGGCACGACGTCGACCCCGACGCCCAGCTGCCCGGCCGCGGTTCGGTGGCCGATCTCCTGGACGCCGTCACCCGCGAAGGCGTGATGCCGCGCAAGGACCTGGAACTCCACCTGCCCGAGTAG
- the folB gene encoding dihydroneopterin aldolase, with amino-acid sequence MDRVALRGLKARGHHGVFPREREEGQTFIVDLVLGLDTHPAAADDDLAKTVHYGIVAEEVVAVVEGEPVNLIETLAERIAQACLKHDGVQEIEVCVHKPDAPITVPFDDVTVTITRSRV; translated from the coding sequence GTGGATCGTGTCGCGCTGCGCGGCCTCAAGGCCCGCGGGCACCACGGCGTGTTCCCCAGGGAGCGCGAGGAGGGCCAGACCTTCATCGTGGACCTCGTCCTCGGCCTGGACACCCACCCCGCCGCCGCCGACGACGACCTGGCGAAGACAGTGCATTACGGCATCGTGGCTGAGGAGGTCGTGGCCGTCGTCGAGGGCGAGCCCGTCAATCTCATCGAGACGCTCGCCGAGCGCATCGCCCAGGCCTGTCTGAAGCACGACGGGGTCCAGGAAATCGAGGTCTGCGTCCACAAACCGGACGCACCGATCACGGTCCCCTTCGACGACGTGACCGTCACCATCACCCGGAGCCGAGTATGA
- a CDS encoding nuclear transport factor 2 family protein has translation MSAPHTDVEQVEAANTAFYETMERGDFEELSSLWLEPSDLGVDEEYHDPADVGVISCVHPGWPVLTGRGEVLRSYALIMANTDYIQFFLTDVHVSVTGDTALVNCTENILSGGPAPKGGDELGPLVGQLVVATNVFRRTPAGWKLWSHHASPVMAENDEAENGDTPS, from the coding sequence GTGAGCGCCCCGCACACCGACGTCGAGCAGGTGGAAGCCGCCAACACCGCCTTCTACGAGACGATGGAGCGCGGCGACTTCGAGGAACTGTCCTCGCTCTGGCTCGAACCGTCCGACCTGGGCGTCGACGAGGAGTACCACGACCCGGCGGACGTCGGCGTGATCTCGTGCGTGCACCCCGGCTGGCCCGTGCTCACCGGCCGCGGCGAGGTCCTGAGGTCGTACGCGCTGATCATGGCGAACACCGACTACATCCAGTTCTTCCTCACCGACGTGCACGTCTCCGTCACCGGCGACACCGCCCTGGTGAACTGCACCGAGAACATCCTCAGCGGCGGCCCCGCCCCCAAGGGCGGCGACGAACTCGGCCCGCTGGTCGGCCAGCTGGTGGTCGCCACCAACGTGTTCCGCCGCACCCCCGCCGGCTGGAAGCTCTGGTCCCACCACGCCTCCCCGGTAATGGCCGAAAACGACGAGGCCGAGAACGGCGACACGCCGTCCTGA
- the folP gene encoding dihydropteroate synthase, translating into MSKQNGRGSVAGLPEWDRCAVMGVVNVTPDSFSDGGRFFDTTAAVKHGLELVAEGADLVDVGGESTRPGATRVDEAEELKRVIPVVRGLASEGVTVSVDTMRASVAAQALAAGAGLVNDVSGGLADPTMIPVVAEAGAPFVVMHWRGFLEGGNVKGVFDDVVAEVVDELHARVEAVLAGGIAPDRIVVDPGLGFSKDAEHDLVLLAHLDRLLGLGHPLLVAASRKRFLGRVLAGPEGAPPPARERDAATAAVSALAAHAGAWAVRVHEVRATADAVQVARAVEGARAAGIAPGAAPVSGARAEGAR; encoded by the coding sequence ATGAGCAAGCAGAACGGACGCGGGAGCGTCGCGGGCCTTCCGGAATGGGACCGCTGCGCGGTCATGGGGGTCGTGAACGTCACACCCGACTCCTTCTCCGACGGCGGCCGCTTCTTCGACACGACGGCCGCCGTCAAACACGGCCTCGAACTGGTCGCCGAGGGCGCGGACCTGGTCGACGTCGGCGGCGAGTCCACCCGTCCCGGCGCCACCCGCGTCGACGAGGCCGAGGAACTCAAGCGCGTCATCCCCGTCGTCCGCGGCCTCGCCTCGGAGGGCGTCACCGTCTCCGTCGACACCATGCGCGCGTCCGTCGCCGCACAGGCCCTCGCCGCGGGCGCCGGCCTCGTCAACGACGTCAGCGGCGGCCTAGCGGACCCCACGATGATCCCGGTGGTGGCAGAGGCCGGCGCCCCCTTCGTCGTCATGCACTGGCGCGGCTTCCTGGAGGGCGGCAACGTCAAGGGCGTGTTCGACGACGTCGTCGCCGAGGTCGTCGACGAACTGCACGCACGCGTGGAGGCCGTTCTGGCGGGCGGCATCGCCCCCGACCGCATCGTCGTCGACCCGGGCCTCGGCTTCTCCAAGGACGCCGAGCACGATCTCGTCCTGCTGGCCCATCTCGACCGCCTGCTCGGCCTCGGTCACCCCCTGCTCGTCGCCGCCTCCCGCAAGCGGTTCCTCGGGCGCGTGCTGGCCGGACCGGAGGGGGCGCCGCCGCCCGCGCGCGAGCGCGACGCCGCCACGGCCGCCGTCTCCGCACTCGCGGCGCACGCCGGCGCGTGGGCGGTACGCGTGCACGAGGTGCGCGCGACGGCGGACGCCGTACAGGTCGCACGCGCCGTGGAAGGTGCGCGCGCCGCGGGCATCGCGCCGGGCGCCGCGCCCGTGAGCGGAGCGCGTGCAGAAGGAGCCCGGTGA
- a CDS encoding phosphatidylglycerol lysyltransferase domain-containing protein, with protein MSGGVPSRTHSARRVFRGPRPEAVPVLVARACALVGVLDIAAGVFPRFRHSRMHTLAEVLPGSFGPFAAALSLSAGILLLLLAHGLRRCKRRAWRAAVALLPAGAVGQFTYRHSIIGVVISLLLLAPLLRHRDQFAALPDPRSRWRALANFVLMGAGSLVLGLIIVSVHPNRMVGDPSLADRITHVLYGLFGFEGPVDYQGDTSWTVAFSLGALGLITAVTTIYLAFRPEHPAARLTEDDEERLRTLLDKHGRRDSLGHFALRRDKAVVFSPSGKAAVTYRVVSGVMLASGDPIGDVEAWPGAIERFMDEARAHSWTPAVMGCSETGGEVWTRETGLDALELGDEAVVDVADFSLAGRAMRNVRQMVKRIERAGYETRVRRVRDVGEAELERIRQAAEDWRGTDTERGFSMALGRIGDGADGDCLIATAHKADDQPGAYGDLKAILHFVPWGEDGVSLDLMRRDRSADPGMNELLIVAALQAAPKLAITRVSLNFAMFRAALARGEKIGAGPVLRAWRGLLVFLSRWFQIESLYKFNAKFQPRWEPRFVVYRASADLPRIGFAAMQAEGFVTLALPLPRFLRRSKAVPRACTHAVAERDVRAA; from the coding sequence ATGTCGGGTGGGGTTCCCTCCCGGACACACAGCGCGCGGCGCGTATTCCGTGGTCCGCGCCCCGAGGCGGTCCCCGTCCTCGTCGCCAGAGCCTGCGCACTCGTAGGCGTTCTGGACATCGCCGCGGGCGTCTTCCCGCGCTTCAGGCACAGCCGTATGCACACCCTCGCGGAGGTGCTGCCCGGCTCGTTCGGCCCGTTCGCGGCCGCGCTCTCGCTCAGCGCGGGGATCCTGCTGCTGCTGCTCGCCCACGGCCTCAGGCGGTGCAAGCGGCGGGCCTGGCGCGCCGCGGTGGCGCTGCTGCCGGCGGGTGCTGTGGGGCAGTTCACCTATCGCCACTCCATCATCGGAGTGGTCATCTCGCTGCTGCTGCTCGCGCCGCTGCTGCGCCACCGCGACCAGTTCGCGGCGCTGCCCGATCCGCGCAGCCGCTGGCGCGCGCTCGCCAACTTCGTCCTCATGGGCGCCGGTTCCCTCGTGCTCGGACTGATCATCGTCAGCGTCCACCCGAACCGGATGGTCGGCGACCCGAGCCTGGCCGATCGCATTACCCACGTCCTGTACGGACTGTTCGGCTTCGAGGGCCCGGTCGACTACCAGGGCGACACCTCGTGGACGGTCGCCTTCTCGCTGGGCGCCCTCGGCCTGATCACCGCTGTGACGACGATCTACCTCGCCTTCCGGCCCGAACACCCGGCCGCGCGTCTGACCGAGGACGACGAGGAGCGCCTGCGTACCCTGCTGGACAAGCACGGCCGCCGCGACTCCCTCGGCCACTTCGCGCTGCGCCGCGACAAGGCGGTCGTCTTCTCGCCCAGCGGCAAGGCCGCGGTGACGTACCGGGTGGTGTCCGGAGTGATGCTCGCCAGCGGTGACCCCATCGGCGACGTGGAGGCCTGGCCGGGTGCCATCGAGCGCTTCATGGACGAGGCCAGGGCCCACTCCTGGACGCCGGCCGTCATGGGCTGCTCGGAGACGGGCGGCGAGGTGTGGACCCGTGAGACCGGCCTCGACGCCCTGGAACTGGGCGACGAGGCGGTGGTGGACGTCGCGGATTTCTCCCTCGCCGGCCGCGCGATGCGCAACGTGCGGCAAATGGTCAAGCGCATCGAGCGCGCCGGTTACGAAACCCGGGTACGACGTGTCCGTGACGTCGGCGAGGCCGAGCTGGAGCGGATCCGGCAGGCCGCCGAGGACTGGCGCGGCACCGACACGGAGCGCGGCTTCTCGATGGCCCTCGGCCGCATCGGTGACGGCGCCGACGGCGACTGCCTGATCGCCACCGCCCACAAGGCGGACGACCAGCCGGGCGCGTACGGCGACCTGAAGGCGATCCTGCACTTCGTCCCGTGGGGCGAGGACGGCGTGTCCCTGGACCTGATGCGCCGCGACCGTTCGGCCGACCCCGGTATGAACGAACTCCTCATCGTCGCCGCCCTCCAGGCGGCGCCGAAACTCGCCATCACGCGCGTGTCGCTCAACTTCGCCATGTTCCGCGCGGCACTCGCGCGTGGCGAGAAGATCGGCGCGGGCCCGGTGCTGCGCGCCTGGCGCGGGCTGCTGGTGTTCCTCTCCCGCTGGTTCCAGATCGAGTCCCTGTACAAGTTCAACGCGAAGTTCCAGCCCCGCTGGGAACCGCGCTTCGTCGTCTACCGCGCGTCGGCCGACCTGCCGCGCATCGGCTTCGCCGCCATGCAGGCGGAGGGCTTCGTCACCCTCGCCCTCCCGCTGCCGCGCTTCCTGCGCCGCAGCAAGGCCGTCCCGCGCGCGTGCACCCACGCCGTCGCGGAGCGGGACGTACGCGCGGCGTGA
- a CDS encoding esterase family protein, whose protein sequence is MGLTSNKVLWLAVAFAVLLFAGTVWLWPRLARRNWRAVSGRVGLLLGTQLALFASVGLAANQAFGFYASWADLFGQEKDQGVVVNHTALGGSGGPLEVVDTARVSGAGGSRPQIGGQVQKVDIVGRTTKIATPAYVYLPPEYFQPQYRTRTFPAAVVLTGYPGTAEALVDKLHYPRTAQELAKSGRMQPMILVMLRPTVAPPRDTECVDIPGGPQTETFFAKDLPDAVRAHYRVGRKPGSWGIIGDSTGGYCALKLAMHHPGSYAAGAGLSPYYKAPIDPTTGDLFRGDEALRNRADLRWCIKHLPAPDTSLLVTSSRIGESNYKSTLKFIESVQATKLTRISSIILESGGHNFNTWRREIPPTLQWISGRLSDR, encoded by the coding sequence ATGGGTCTTACGAGCAACAAAGTGCTGTGGCTGGCAGTCGCGTTCGCCGTGTTGCTGTTCGCGGGCACGGTGTGGCTGTGGCCGCGTCTGGCGCGGCGGAACTGGCGAGCCGTCAGCGGGCGCGTCGGCCTGCTCCTCGGCACCCAGCTGGCCCTTTTCGCGTCCGTGGGCCTCGCCGCCAACCAGGCCTTCGGGTTCTACGCCAGCTGGGCGGACCTGTTCGGCCAGGAGAAGGACCAGGGCGTGGTTGTGAACCACACGGCACTCGGTGGCTCGGGCGGGCCCCTCGAAGTGGTCGACACGGCTCGCGTGAGTGGAGCCGGCGGTTCCCGGCCGCAGATCGGCGGTCAGGTCCAGAAGGTCGACATCGTCGGCCGTACGACGAAAATCGCCACTCCCGCGTACGTGTACCTGCCCCCGGAGTACTTTCAGCCGCAGTACCGCACGCGTACGTTTCCCGCGGCCGTGGTTCTGACGGGATATCCGGGAACCGCTGAGGCGCTCGTGGACAAACTGCACTACCCGCGCACCGCGCAGGAGCTCGCGAAGAGCGGCCGTATGCAGCCGATGATCCTTGTGATGCTGCGGCCGACGGTGGCGCCGCCCCGGGACACGGAATGCGTGGACATCCCGGGCGGTCCGCAGACGGAGACGTTCTTCGCGAAGGATCTGCCCGACGCCGTACGCGCGCACTACCGGGTGGGCAGGAAACCGGGCAGCTGGGGCATCATCGGCGACTCCACGGGCGGCTACTGCGCCCTGAAGCTCGCCATGCACCACCCCGGGTCGTACGCGGCCGGGGCGGGCCTGTCGCCGTACTACAAGGCGCCGATCGACCCCACCACGGGCGATCTCTTCCGCGGCGACGAGGCGCTGCGCAATCGCGCCGACCTGCGGTGGTGCATCAAGCACCTGCCGGCGCCCGACACTTCACTGCTCGTCACCAGCAGCAGGATCGGGGAATCCAACTACAAGTCCACTCTGAAGTTCATAGAGAGTGTGCAGGCCACCAAGCTGACACGGATCTCGTCGATCATCCTCGAAAGCGGCGGGCACAACTTCAACACCTGGCGGCGGGAGATTCCGCCGACGCTGCAGTGGATCAGCGGTCGGCTGAGCGACCGGTGA
- a CDS encoding PH domain-containing protein: MTAPGVDDAVRAKEPVTERRLHPVTPLRRAWAPVAVVIGWAVHDPDQAQHQLTRLTTTTLLIALAVLVPAAALYGFLTWWFTHFAVTDGELRIRTGLLFRRTAHIRLERIQAVDVTQPLLARVAGVAKLKLDVIGADKKDELAFLGEREARALRAELLARAAGFAPETAHEVGEAPARELLRTPPFDLAISVVLTGATWGSLVAALVVPPLLWLATHSVWTVLATALPLLGAAGASSVGRFVGEYDWTVGESPDGLRIDHGLLDRTHETVPPGRVQTVRIVEPLLWRRRGWVRVELDVAGSSNSVLVPVAPRAVAESVVARVLPGVTVPSAEELSRPPRRAGRCVPVWWRGYGLAVSGTVFAARHGLLRRSLALVPHAKVQSVRLTQGPWRRLWRLADVHVDTGAGKTVTARLRGAQEAAELLRAQAERSRTGRRDARPDRWMAP, from the coding sequence GTGACCGCGCCGGGCGTCGACGACGCCGTACGCGCGAAGGAACCCGTCACCGAACGGCGGCTGCACCCCGTGACGCCCCTGAGGCGGGCGTGGGCGCCGGTGGCCGTCGTCATCGGGTGGGCGGTGCATGACCCGGACCAGGCACAGCACCAGCTGACACGACTGACGACCACCACCCTGCTGATCGCGCTCGCCGTCCTCGTCCCGGCCGCCGCTCTCTACGGTTTCCTCACCTGGTGGTTCACGCACTTCGCGGTGACCGACGGCGAACTGCGCATCCGTACCGGCCTGTTGTTCCGGCGCACCGCCCACATCCGGCTGGAACGCATCCAGGCGGTCGACGTCACCCAGCCGCTCCTCGCGCGCGTGGCGGGCGTCGCCAAGCTGAAACTCGATGTCATAGGCGCCGACAAGAAGGACGAACTCGCCTTCCTGGGAGAGCGCGAGGCGCGTGCCCTGCGCGCGGAGCTCCTCGCGCGGGCGGCCGGTTTCGCACCCGAGACGGCGCACGAGGTCGGCGAGGCACCCGCGCGCGAACTGCTGCGCACTCCCCCGTTCGACCTCGCGATCTCCGTCGTGCTGACGGGCGCCACCTGGGGCTCCCTGGTCGCCGCCCTCGTCGTACCGCCCCTCCTGTGGCTGGCCACCCACAGCGTGTGGACCGTCCTCGCGACGGCCCTGCCGCTGCTGGGCGCGGCGGGCGCGAGCAGCGTGGGGCGGTTCGTCGGCGAGTACGACTGGACGGTGGGCGAGTCCCCGGACGGGCTGCGCATCGACCACGGGCTGCTCGACCGTACGCACGAGACGGTGCCGCCCGGCCGGGTGCAGACCGTGCGGATCGTGGAACCGCTGCTGTGGCGGCGTCGCGGATGGGTGCGGGTGGAACTGGATGTGGCCGGATCGTCCAACTCCGTGCTGGTGCCGGTCGCTCCGCGGGCGGTCGCCGAATCGGTCGTCGCGCGCGTGCTGCCCGGTGTGACCGTGCCGTCGGCCGAGGAGCTGTCACGGCCCCCTCGCCGGGCCGGACGCTGCGTACCGGTGTGGTGGCGGGGGTACGGCCTCGCCGTCTCCGGCACGGTGTTCGCCGCCCGGCACGGACTGCTGCGACGGAGCCTGGCGCTCGTCCCGCACGCGAAGGTGCAGAGCGTACGGCTCACTCAGGGACCCTGGCGGCGACTGTGGCGGCTTGCCGACGTGCATGTGGACACGGGGGCCGGCAAGACCGTGACAGCCCGGCTGCGGGGCGCCCAGGAGGCGGCGGAGTTGCTGCGGGCGCAGGCCGAGAGGTCACGGACGGGACGCAGAGACGCGCGCCCCGACCGCTGGATGGCGCCGTAG
- a CDS encoding PH domain-containing protein, which translates to METGSPLNTGTTGDESAQPEWIGLPPGLLRMRRLLLVVWLGLLALALGLLLGLIAGPVWAAFALLPLALIAWGWVLLGRNWRSWRYAERADDLLISRGVLWREETVVPYGRMQLVEVTSGPVERHFGLASVQLHTAAAATDATIPGLDPAEAERLRDRLSELGEARSAGL; encoded by the coding sequence ATGGAGACGGGGAGCCCGCTGAACACGGGGACGACGGGGGACGAATCGGCGCAGCCCGAGTGGATCGGGCTGCCGCCCGGACTGCTGCGGATGCGCCGGCTGCTGCTGGTGGTGTGGCTGGGGCTGCTGGCCCTCGCCCTGGGGCTGCTGCTCGGGCTGATCGCGGGACCCGTCTGGGCCGCCTTCGCGCTGCTGCCGCTCGCGCTGATCGCCTGGGGCTGGGTGCTGCTCGGCCGCAACTGGCGCTCGTGGCGGTACGCCGAGCGCGCCGACGACCTCCTGATCAGCCGGGGCGTGCTGTGGCGCGAGGAAACCGTCGTGCCGTACGGGCGGATGCAGCTCGTCGAGGTGACCTCGGGGCCCGTCGAGCGGCACTTCGGGCTGGCCAGCGTGCAGCTGCACACGGCTGCCGCCGCGACCGACGCGACCATCCCGGGCCTCGACCCGGCCGAGGCGGAACGGCTGCGCGACCGGCTCAGCGAACTCGGCGAGGCCCGATCGGCGGGCCTGTGA